The Thalassophryne amazonica chromosome 13, fThaAma1.1, whole genome shotgun sequence genome window below encodes:
- the nolc1 gene encoding nucleolar and coiled-body phosphoprotein 1 isoform X5 has translation MAAQQSVQSDLYKYVYSFLLENKFTKAAQQFLKQTKVNPLDQNEDSLVDIYSFWLKSPEARKRKAPLGKSGDVNGPSAKKAKTNKESSSSEESSSEDETTTKPSKGAPTAAKILPVKTAAGKAAASSSEDSSDSEDEVAPAKAPVKAPVKPSAAAIAPATAAVTRKKDSSSSSEESDSEEEQAAKAPAPKLKTGAVTAPKAAKPAKVAAPKKQESSSSEDSSSDSEDEPSKAPVKPAQVKTIAAPAESSSEDSSEDEPPPSKKPKPGTYSAVPPPGTFQKAPAAKAAVKNKTSTSSDSSSEEEEKKAAVKPAPVKSLPAKPTVTKPAAKKQESSSDISDSSSDEEEVKKPAAKITPAVKRVPAKPVPAKAKPPAEDSSEDDSSSEEEVAKKPSTAKATPAKTAPAKKDESDSDSSSEDEAPAKPANKAAATVKPAAASAAKAADSSSESEDSSEEEQGPAKAKPATATLASKPKATAQPRTAPAVKPPAGASSSSDSDSSSEDEKEQVKPKPAAAKTVAPAKRPATPAAKPTAAAAESSSDTESSSEDEEPPSAPKVATPASKTKAPVGKPVAAAAESSSDSSSEDELPKHQTAAGKIKPATPAAKPAPAAKSAAPSKKAATPIAKTAAESSSDSDASSEDEEPAKHQTAAGKSKPATPAAKPAPAAKSAAPSKKAATPLAKTAAESSSDSDSSSEDEEAAKHQTTAGKSKPATPAAKPTPAAKAAAPSKKAATPIAKTAAESSSDSSSEDEEEPVQAKPASAKAVSKSVAKPATAAKVATKAAKPAKTAAQSSSDSSSEEDEDPGKAKVAAAATPNAKAVSAAAAKTHPVIKKQSPAVSSTKKATGSATIPAESKISSSKKVPSGPAETSSSDSSSEEEKGACKSTVKAATPAKAKTVPPVKANESSSSSASSSDEDEEPQKAVTAPTTLAANGTKGKKKGSGETLEGEQDEVKTPKNKKKTSTPQTFPKTNKSSNPPFRRIRDDCVEVDPRLADNSFEAKNGNKDDWGQKANDVLKFTKGKSFRHEKTKKKRGSYRGGAISTTVNSIKFDSD, from the exons ATGGCCGCGCAACAGTCGGTACAGAGCGATCTTTATAAATATGTTTATTCCTTTCTTTTAGAAAATAAGTTCACCAAAGCAGCACAGCAGTTTCTTAAACAGACGAAAGTG AATCCTCTGGATCAAAATGAAGATAGTCTTGTTGACATCTACAGCTTCTGGTTGAA ATCTCCTGAAGCTAGAAAGCGAAAAGCCCCTCTTGGTAAGTCTGGAGATGTCAATGGTCCATCAGCCAAgaaagcaaaaacaaataaaGAGAGCTCCAGCAGCGAAGAATCAAGCAGCGAAGATGAAACAACTACAAAACCAAGTAAAGGAGCCCCTACAG CAGCCAAGATACTTCCTGTTAAAACAGCAGCTGGTAAAGCTGCAGCCAGCAGCAGTGAAGATTCTAGTGATTCTGAGGATGAGGTGGCACCTGCGAAAGCTCCTGTAAAG GCTCCAGTGAAACCATCTGCTGCTGCCATTGCTCCAGCTACTGCTGCTGTCACAAGGAAGAAGGACAGCAGCTCCAGCAGTGAAGAGtctgattctgaggaagaacagGCAGCTAAAGCACCTGCACCAA AACTGAAGACTGGTGCGGTTACAGCACCTAAAGCTGCCAAACCTGCAAAAGTTGCTGCTCCAAAAAAGCAGGAGAGCAGCAGCAGTGAAGATTCGTCTTCTGATTCTGAAGATGAACCATCCAAG GCTCCAGTCAAACCTGCCCAAGTGAAGACTATTGCTGCCCCTGCTGAATCTAGTAGTGAAGACTCTTCTGAAGATGAGCCTCCTCCCAGCAAAAAACCCAAACCAG GCACATATAGTGCAGTTCCACCACCTGGTACTTTTCAGAAAGCACCAGCTGCAAAGGCAGCAGTGAAAAACAAGACGAGCACCTCATCAGACAGCAGCAGTgaggaagaagagaaaaaagcagCTG TTAAACCTGCCCCAGTGAAGTCCCTTCCTGCCAAACCTACTGTGACCAAACCTGCTGCAAAAAAACAGGAATCCAGCTCTGACATTTCAG attcaagCTCAGATGAAGAGGAAGTAAAAAAGCCTGCAGCCAAAATCACCCCAGCTGTCAAACGTGTTCCAG CTAAACCTGTACCAgccaaagccaaacctcctgcagaGGACTCTTCAGAGGATGATTCCAGTTCAGAGGAGGAGGTGGCAAAGAAGCCTAGTACAGCTAAGGCTACACCTGCTAAAACAGCTCCAGCTAAGAAAGATGAATCGG ATTCAGACAGCAGCTCTGAAGATGAGGCCCCAGCAAAACCTGCCAATAAAGCTGCAGCCACAGTGAAGCCTGCTGCTGCTTCTGCAGCCAAGGCAGCAGATAGCAGCTCTGAGTCTGAAGACTCCTCTGAGGAGGAACAAGGACCTGCAAAGGCTAAGCCAGCTACAGCTACATTAGCCTCCAAGCCTAAAGCTACTGCTCAGCCTCGTACAGCTCCTGCTGTTAAGCCTCCTGCAGGTGCCAGTAGCAGCTCAGACTCTGATTCCTCCTCTGAGGATGAGAAAGAACAAGTAAAACCCaagccagctgcagctaaaactgtcgCTCCTGCTAAAAGGCCTGCTACACCTGCTGCAAAGCCGACTGCTGCAGCAGCAGAAAGCAGCTCGGACACAGAGTCATCTTCTGAAGACGAGGAACCGCCATCAGCACCAAAAGTGGCTACGCCAGCTTCAAAGACTAAAGCTCCTGTTGGAAAGCCTGTTGCTGCAGCAGCAGAATCCAGCTCTGACTCCTCTTCTGAAGATGAACTACCCAAGCATCAGACAGCAGCAGGTAAAATTAAGCCTGCAACACCTGCTGCAAAACCTGCTCCAGCAGCTAAatcagctgctccatctaaaaagGCTGCTACACCCATTGCTAAGACTGCAGCTGAGAGTAGCTCTGACTCTGACGCTTCCTCTGAAGATGAAGAACCAGCTAAGCACCAGACAGCAGCAGGTAAATCGAAGCCTGCAACACCTGCTGCAAAACCTGCTCCAGCGGCTAAatcagctgctccatctaaaaagGCTGCTACACCCCTTGCTAAGACTGCAGCTGAGAGTAGCTCTGACTCTGACTCCTCCTCTGAAGATGAAGAAGCAGCTAAGCACCAGACAACAGCAGGTAAATCGAAGCCTGCAACGCCTGCTGCAAAACCTACTCCAGCGGCTAAagcagctgctccatctaaaaagGCTGCTACACCCATTGCTAAGACTGCAGCTGAGAGTAGCTCTGACTCCTCCTCTGAAGATGAGGAAGAACCAGTTCAGGCCAAGCCAGCATCAGCTAAAGCAGTGTCTAAATCTGTTGCAAAACCTGCTACAGCAGCTAAGGTGGCTACCAAAGCAGCAAAACCAGCCAAGACTGCAGCACAGAGTAGTTCTGACTCTTCATCTGAGGAGGATGAAGACCCAGGGAAAGCTAAAGTGGCAGCTGCAGCTACGCCAAATGCAAAGGCTGTGAGTGCTGCCGCTGCTAAAACACATCCGGTCATTAAGAAACAATCTCCAGCAGTATCATCAACCAAAAAAGCCACTGGAAGTGCCACCATTCCTGCTGAGTCTAAAATCAGCAGCAGCAAAAAGGTCCCATCCGGACCAGCAGAGACGTCATCTAGTGACAGTAGCTCTGAAGAGGAGAAAGGGGCCTGTAAAAGTACTGTGAAAGCTGCGACACCTGCAAAAGCCAAGACCGTACCACCAGTTAAAGCTAATGAGAGCAGCAGCTCTTCAGCGAGTTCATCAGATGAGGATGAAGAGCCACAGAAGGCAGTCACAGCACCGACAACACTCGCAGCAAACG GTACCAAAGGAAAGAAAAAGGGATCTGGAGAAACACTGGAAGGGGAgcaagatgaagtcaagactccaaaaaacaagaagaaaacaaGCACACCACAGACTTTTCCTAAAACAAACAAG TCTTCAAATCCACCTTTTCGTAGAATAAGAGATGACTGTGTAGAGGTGGATCCCCGTCttgcagacaattcttttgaagcAAAG AATGGAAATAAAGACGATTGGGGCCAGAAGGCAAACGATGTCCTCAAGTTCACAAAaggcaaatcattccgccatgaaaagacaaaaaagaagagGGGAAGCTACCGTGGCGGTGCCATCTCCACGACTGTCAACTCTATAAAGTTTGACAGTGACTGA
- the nolc1 gene encoding nucleolar and coiled-body phosphoprotein 1 isoform X2 gives MAAQQSVQSDLYKYVYSFLLENKFTKAAQQFLKQTKVNPLDQNEDSLVDIYSFWLKSPEARKRKAPLGKSGDVNGPSAKKAKTNKESSSSEESSSEDETTTKPSKGAPTAKILPVKTAAGKAAASSSEDSSDSEDEVAPAKAPVKAPVKPSAAAIAPATAAVTRKKDSSSSSEESDSEEEQAAKAPAPKLKTGAVTAPKAAKPAKVAAPKKQESSSSEDSSSDSEDEPSKAPVKPAQVKTIAAPAESSSEDSSEDEPPPSKKPKPGTYSAVPPPGTFQKAPAAKAAVKNKTSTSSDSSSEEEEKKAAVKPAPVKSLPAKPTVTKPAAKKQESSSDISDSSSDEEEVKKPAAKITPAVKRVPAKAAAAEESSSSSSEDEDEVKKPVKIVPTKPVPAKAKPPAEDSSEDDSSSEEEVAKKPSTAKATPAKTAPAKKDESDSDSSSEDEAPAKPANKAAATVKPAAASAAKAADSSSESEDSSEEEQGPAKAKPATATLASKPKATAQPRTAPAVKPPAGASSSSDSDSSSEDEKEQVKPKPAAAKTVAPAKRPATPAAKPTAAAAESSSDTESSSEDEEPPSAPKVATPASKTKAPVGKPVAAAAESSSDSSSEDELPKHQTAAGKIKPATPAAKPAPAAKSAAPSKKAATPIAKTAAESSSDSDASSEDEEPAKHQTAAGKSKPATPAAKPAPAAKSAAPSKKAATPLAKTAAESSSDSDSSSEDEEAAKHQTTAGKSKPATPAAKPTPAAKAAAPSKKAATPIAKTAAESSSDSSSEDEEEPVQAKPASAKAVSKSVAKPATAAKVATKAAKPAKTAAQSSSDSSSEEDEDPGKAKVAAAATPNAKAVSAAAAKTHPVIKKQSPAVSSTKKATGSATIPAESKISSSKKVPSGPAETSSSDSSSEEEKGACKSTVKAATPAKAKTVPPVKANESSSSSASSSDEDEEPQKAVTAPTTLAANGTKGKKKGSGETLEGEQDEVKTPKNKKKTSTPQTFPKTNKSSNPPFRRIRDDCVEVDPRLADNSFEAKNGNKDDWGQKANDVLKFTKGKSFRHEKTKKKRGSYRGGAISTTVNSIKFDSD, from the exons ATGGCCGCGCAACAGTCGGTACAGAGCGATCTTTATAAATATGTTTATTCCTTTCTTTTAGAAAATAAGTTCACCAAAGCAGCACAGCAGTTTCTTAAACAGACGAAAGTG AATCCTCTGGATCAAAATGAAGATAGTCTTGTTGACATCTACAGCTTCTGGTTGAA ATCTCCTGAAGCTAGAAAGCGAAAAGCCCCTCTTGGTAAGTCTGGAGATGTCAATGGTCCATCAGCCAAgaaagcaaaaacaaataaaGAGAGCTCCAGCAGCGAAGAATCAAGCAGCGAAGATGAAACAACTACAAAACCAAGTAAAGGAGCCCCTACAG CCAAGATACTTCCTGTTAAAACAGCAGCTGGTAAAGCTGCAGCCAGCAGCAGTGAAGATTCTAGTGATTCTGAGGATGAGGTGGCACCTGCGAAAGCTCCTGTAAAG GCTCCAGTGAAACCATCTGCTGCTGCCATTGCTCCAGCTACTGCTGCTGTCACAAGGAAGAAGGACAGCAGCTCCAGCAGTGAAGAGtctgattctgaggaagaacagGCAGCTAAAGCACCTGCACCAA AACTGAAGACTGGTGCGGTTACAGCACCTAAAGCTGCCAAACCTGCAAAAGTTGCTGCTCCAAAAAAGCAGGAGAGCAGCAGCAGTGAAGATTCGTCTTCTGATTCTGAAGATGAACCATCCAAG GCTCCAGTCAAACCTGCCCAAGTGAAGACTATTGCTGCCCCTGCTGAATCTAGTAGTGAAGACTCTTCTGAAGATGAGCCTCCTCCCAGCAAAAAACCCAAACCAG GCACATATAGTGCAGTTCCACCACCTGGTACTTTTCAGAAAGCACCAGCTGCAAAGGCAGCAGTGAAAAACAAGACGAGCACCTCATCAGACAGCAGCAGTgaggaagaagagaaaaaagcagCTG TTAAACCTGCCCCAGTGAAGTCCCTTCCTGCCAAACCTACTGTGACCAAACCTGCTGCAAAAAAACAGGAATCCAGCTCTGACATTTCAG attcaagCTCAGATGAAGAGGAAGTAAAAAAGCCTGCAGCCAAAATCACCCCAGCTGTCAAACGTGTTCCAGCTAAGGCAGCAGCTGCTGAGGAGTCATCGTCATCAAGTTCAGAAGACGAGGATGAAGTGAAGAAACCTGTTAAGATTGTTCCAACTAAACCTGTACCAgccaaagccaaacctcctgcagaGGACTCTTCAGAGGATGATTCCAGTTCAGAGGAGGAGGTGGCAAAGAAGCCTAGTACAGCTAAGGCTACACCTGCTAAAACAGCTCCAGCTAAGAAAGATGAATCGG ATTCAGACAGCAGCTCTGAAGATGAGGCCCCAGCAAAACCTGCCAATAAAGCTGCAGCCACAGTGAAGCCTGCTGCTGCTTCTGCAGCCAAGGCAGCAGATAGCAGCTCTGAGTCTGAAGACTCCTCTGAGGAGGAACAAGGACCTGCAAAGGCTAAGCCAGCTACAGCTACATTAGCCTCCAAGCCTAAAGCTACTGCTCAGCCTCGTACAGCTCCTGCTGTTAAGCCTCCTGCAGGTGCCAGTAGCAGCTCAGACTCTGATTCCTCCTCTGAGGATGAGAAAGAACAAGTAAAACCCaagccagctgcagctaaaactgtcgCTCCTGCTAAAAGGCCTGCTACACCTGCTGCAAAGCCGACTGCTGCAGCAGCAGAAAGCAGCTCGGACACAGAGTCATCTTCTGAAGACGAGGAACCGCCATCAGCACCAAAAGTGGCTACGCCAGCTTCAAAGACTAAAGCTCCTGTTGGAAAGCCTGTTGCTGCAGCAGCAGAATCCAGCTCTGACTCCTCTTCTGAAGATGAACTACCCAAGCATCAGACAGCAGCAGGTAAAATTAAGCCTGCAACACCTGCTGCAAAACCTGCTCCAGCAGCTAAatcagctgctccatctaaaaagGCTGCTACACCCATTGCTAAGACTGCAGCTGAGAGTAGCTCTGACTCTGACGCTTCCTCTGAAGATGAAGAACCAGCTAAGCACCAGACAGCAGCAGGTAAATCGAAGCCTGCAACACCTGCTGCAAAACCTGCTCCAGCGGCTAAatcagctgctccatctaaaaagGCTGCTACACCCCTTGCTAAGACTGCAGCTGAGAGTAGCTCTGACTCTGACTCCTCCTCTGAAGATGAAGAAGCAGCTAAGCACCAGACAACAGCAGGTAAATCGAAGCCTGCAACGCCTGCTGCAAAACCTACTCCAGCGGCTAAagcagctgctccatctaaaaagGCTGCTACACCCATTGCTAAGACTGCAGCTGAGAGTAGCTCTGACTCCTCCTCTGAAGATGAGGAAGAACCAGTTCAGGCCAAGCCAGCATCAGCTAAAGCAGTGTCTAAATCTGTTGCAAAACCTGCTACAGCAGCTAAGGTGGCTACCAAAGCAGCAAAACCAGCCAAGACTGCAGCACAGAGTAGTTCTGACTCTTCATCTGAGGAGGATGAAGACCCAGGGAAAGCTAAAGTGGCAGCTGCAGCTACGCCAAATGCAAAGGCTGTGAGTGCTGCCGCTGCTAAAACACATCCGGTCATTAAGAAACAATCTCCAGCAGTATCATCAACCAAAAAAGCCACTGGAAGTGCCACCATTCCTGCTGAGTCTAAAATCAGCAGCAGCAAAAAGGTCCCATCCGGACCAGCAGAGACGTCATCTAGTGACAGTAGCTCTGAAGAGGAGAAAGGGGCCTGTAAAAGTACTGTGAAAGCTGCGACACCTGCAAAAGCCAAGACCGTACCACCAGTTAAAGCTAATGAGAGCAGCAGCTCTTCAGCGAGTTCATCAGATGAGGATGAAGAGCCACAGAAGGCAGTCACAGCACCGACAACACTCGCAGCAAACG GTACCAAAGGAAAGAAAAAGGGATCTGGAGAAACACTGGAAGGGGAgcaagatgaagtcaagactccaaaaaacaagaagaaaacaaGCACACCACAGACTTTTCCTAAAACAAACAAG TCTTCAAATCCACCTTTTCGTAGAATAAGAGATGACTGTGTAGAGGTGGATCCCCGTCttgcagacaattcttttgaagcAAAG AATGGAAATAAAGACGATTGGGGCCAGAAGGCAAACGATGTCCTCAAGTTCACAAAaggcaaatcattccgccatgaaaagacaaaaaagaagagGGGAAGCTACCGTGGCGGTGCCATCTCCACGACTGTCAACTCTATAAAGTTTGACAGTGACTGA